The Gemmatimonas aurantiaca T-27 DNA segment TCATCGATGTTGACGCGCCGCCCCTGGATCGGGTGGGTGCTGGTAATCGGGCTCTTTGGCGGAGCGATCGGGGTCGGCGTGCTGGCCGGCGCCTGGGCGGTTATTTGCCGCAGCGGTCGCTGCCCCTCCATTGCCGCGCTCGAGCAGTACGTCCCGCGCCAGACCTCCAAGGTCTACGCCGCCGACGGGCGTTTCATCACCGAACTTGGCCTCGAGCGCCGTACGTTGGTGCGCCTGCAGGACATCCCCAAGCACGTCCGGGATGCCGTGGTGATGACCGAGGACCGCCGGTTCTATCAGCACGCCGGCATCGACTACTTCCGTATCTTCGGCGCCGCGCTGCGCAACATTCGCGCCGGTGGCTACGCGCAGGGTTTTTCGACCATCACCATGCAGTTGGCCCGCAACGTGTTCTCCGACCGCATTTCGCGCGAGAAGACGCTGCTCCGGAAGGTGAAGGAAGCCCGCGTCGCCCGTGCCATCGAAATGCGCTACTCGAAGGACAAGATCCTCGAGCTGTACCTCAATCAGGTGTATCTGGGCAACGGCGCCTACGGCGTGGAGACTGCCTCGCAGCGTTACTTCGGTAAGTCGGTGCGCGATGTCACGGTTGCCGAAGCGGCGGTGTTGGCTGGTTTGCTGAAGGGGCCTGAACGCTACAACCCACGCCGGTTTGCCGATCGTGCCATCCAGCGTCGGAACACGGTGCTGGAACTGATGCGCCGCGGTGGCGCCATCAACGACGCCGACGCCTCACTGGCCAAGGCGTACCCGTTGCAGCTCGCCGAGCGCAGCGAGTCGGGAGATATCGCGCCGTACTTCGTGGAGTGGGTGCGCCAGGAACTCGAAGCGCATTTCGGCAAGCGTCTCTACGATGAAGGGCTCAAGGTCTACACGTCACTCGACGTGGACATGCAGACGGCCTCGGAGCGTGCCCTCGAGAACCAACTGCAGGCCATTGAGGCAGGTCGGCATGGCGCGTACAAGCACCTGACCTACGAAGCGTATCTCGCCCGTAGTGCCGATGGCGGCGAGCGGGGGGCAGCCAATGCGCCATACCTCCAGGGCGCGTTCGTGGCCATCGATCCGCGCAGTGGCGCCGTGCGCGCCATGGTGGGCGGACGTGACTTCGGTGACTCCAAGTTCAATCGTGCCGTGCAGGCGCTGCGGCAGCCCGGCTCCACCTTCAAGCCGGTGGTGTATGCCACGGCCATACACGAAGGATTTGGACCGTCGCAGGTCGTGGACGATTCGCCCATCTCGCTCGATCAGGTGAGCGGCGAGACGTGGACCCCGCAGAACTACGATCTCAAGTTCCAGGGCAATGTGCCGCTGCGTCGCGCCCTGTACATGTCGCGTAACGTGCCGGCCATTCGCACCGGCATGGCGGTGGGTACGGATGCGGTGATCTCGATGGCTCGGCGTTTCGGTATCAGCACACCCATCCCGCCGTATCCGTCCATCTTCATCGGCTCGGCGGACGTGTATCCGGTGCAGATGATCGGCGCCTACTCGGTGTTTGCCAATCTCGGATTGCACACCACGCCCCACGCCATCCTCAAGGTGGAGAATGCCGAAGGCAAGGTGATCTGGAAGCCCACGCCGAACCGCGAGGCGGTGCTGTCGCCGGAAGAAGCGTGGCTGATGGTGAGCATGATGAAGGACGTGGTGGTGCGTGGCACGGCGGCACGCATCTGGAGCAATGGGTTCCGTGTGCCAGCGGGCGGCAAGACCGGCACCACCAACGATGGCGCCGACGTCTGGTTCATCGGGTACACGGCCGATCTGGTGGCCGGTGTGTGGATGGGCTTCGATCGTCCGCAGAAGATCAAATCGAACGCGCAGGGTGGTGAACTGGCCGCTCCGGCATGGGCTGCATTCATGACCGAGGTGTATCGCCGCAAGCCGCAGCCGCCCGACTGGCCCCGCCCCGATGGTGTGGTCACGCGCGAGGTCGATGCGGCCACGGGTCGCCTGGCCAATAGCAGTTGCCTTGGTGCCGTGGTCACGGAGTTTTTCGTGCAGGGCTATGAGCCCACGCAAAGCTGCAGCGATGCCTCCGGCCCCACGCCGATGAGTGCCGACAGCGCGCGCATCCGCTCCATGCGAGACACGACGAATCCGTTTCGCATTCCGCCGCAGTAGCGAACGTTCGGCATGACCGTCGGCGCGCACAGGGGGCAACCCGCAGGGTCGCCCGCAGGACAGGCCACACTCTACACCGCAGATTGGGTGCTGCCGATCTCCGCGGCACCCATCCGGAACGGTGGTGTGCTGGTGGAGCAGGGCATCATTCGCTGGGTTGGCGCCGTGCGGGAGATGCCTCCCCAAATCACGGATGCGGTGCCGGTCGAGGCCCTTGGGGCGGCCGTGCTCATGCCTGGCCTGGTCAATGCGCACACCCACCTCGAGCTCACCACACTCCGTGGGTTTCTCGAAGGGTTCGATTTTCGCGATTGGCTGCGCACGCTCACGGAGGTGCGCCGCGATCTGCTGACGATGGACGATCTCGTCGACGCCTCGCGGGTGGGCATCGCCGAAGCCCTTCGGCATGGCATCACCACGATGGCCGACACCACGGACTCGGCGGCGCCGCTACAGGCCATGCACGAACTGGGCGTGCGTGGTATCGGCTACGTGGAGGTGTTTGGTCCCGATCCCGCGCAGTGTGCGACATCGATTGCGCGCCTGCAGGAACGGGTACTGACGCTGCGCGCGCAGGATACATCGCTGGTGCAGGTCGGTGTGTCACCGCATGCGCCGTACACCGTGAGCGCCGCGCTCTTTGCGGCCACGGCGACGTTGGCCCGTGAGCAGGCCTTGCCGATGGCGGTGCACATCGCGGAGAGCGCAGCAGAAACCGCGTTCGTGCGTGACGGCGCGGGGGCCTTTGCCGAGCGATTGCAGGCGCGTGGCATTGCCGTGGCACCGCAGGCGCGCTCACCCATCGCGCTGCTCGATGCCTGCGGCGTATTGGCATGCCGGCCACTGCTCATTCACGCCATTCGCGTGGACGATGAAGATCTGGCGCGTGTGGCCGACCGTGGTGCGCGCATTGTGCATTGCCCGATCTCGAACGCCAAACTCGGTCACGGAATCGCGCCGCTCGATCGCATGCTCGCGCACGGCGTGGCGGTTGGTCTGGGTTCGGACTCGGTGGCCAGCAACGATCGCATGCATCTGCTCGACGAAGCGCGCCAGGCCACGCTGTGGCACGCGGTCCGTTCCGGCGTGCCCGATTCCCTCGATGCCCACACCGCGCTGCGTCTCGCCACCCAGGGTGGTGCGGATGCGTTGGGATTGGGAGACGTGATCGGAACGCTCGACACGGGAAAGGCCGCCGATCTCGTGGCGTTTCCGCTGGATGTGGCGCTGGTGGGGCCGGTCTTTGACCCGGCCGTCACGCTGGTCCACGTATTGGCAGGGCGTGCCGAGGCGTCGTTTGTCAGTGTGGCCGGCGCGGTGCTCGTCCGTAACGGATCGGTGACAGTGGGTGCCGCCTCACTGATCGACGGCAGTATGACACGACTGGTCGCAGCGGCATCGCGCCTCGAGCAGTGGCGGCATCGCGGTCCGGCGTGATATGCTTCGTGATGCGCATCCACCGTGTCCAGCTCCTTCAGAGCCGTCGCAGGCCGCCCAGTAGTCCGCGTCGGAGTGCTTCCAGGGACACGGTCATTCTTCGGATGGCGCGTTTCTAGTCTCCACCAATTCCCCGCTGTTTGCCGGCCGGCCTCCGAGTCGACGCACCAGCGGGGATTTGTTTTTGGGGACATCAGGTCGACTGCAGCAATTCAGCGGAGGGTAGGGCGTGATCGCCGGATGTCTCGCACTGAATGCGTCGTACGAACCACTGACGATGGTCCCGCTGCGGCGGGCCCTGCGTCTCGTCATCGACGGGAAAGCGGAAATCGTCGAAGCCGAGCGTGGAGTGCCGGTGCGGTCGGAGAAGCGGGCGTTCCCGCGCCCCGCCGTGATCCGACTCACCCGCTTCGTGCATGTGCCACGTCGCTTCCGCCGTCAGGTCACCAATACGTTTCTGTTCGCGCGTGATGACTACCAGTGTCAGTACTGTGGTCGTCGCTCGAATGAACTGAAGACGCGCGAATCCCTGACGCGTGATCATCTCATTCCGATGTCGCGCGGTGGCACCAACGAATGGTCGAACGTGGTCACCGCCTGCAGCTCCTGCAACACCCGCAAGGCGAATCGCCTGCCGGCGGAAATCGGCATGGTGCCCCTGCACGTGCCGACCGAGCCGCACTTTGTGCACCTGTCGTGGGCGGTGCGACGCCTGACCCCGATCCAGGCGCAGTACATCCGCACGTTTTATGGTGAGGACACGCTGCGGGAACTGCAGAAGATCGAACACGGAACCCCGGTGCGCGCGGCGCATTGAGCGCCCGGGGCCTGGTGTGCACCTGCACCGGGCTCCCCGCATGGGTTGGTCAGAATAAGGTCGACGGACTGCGGGCTTCCAGTCTGCGCACCTCGCCGCCCAACAAACGGCTGGCGAGTGTGCGCACACCGCGTGTGAGCGCCGAGGCCGGGCTGCGCTTACCCTGCACGGCGGGGGCCGCCTCACCTCGTAGCCAGCGATCGAGTTCGTCCAGATCACTCACCTGCAGCGATTGCAACTCGGCCTGCACGAGCACGTAGCTCTTTTTGCCACGCGGCGGGGACGGCAGTGCGGGGGCAAACGCGAGTTCCATCGCTGCACGCGCGTCAGCAAAACGTGTGTAGCTCCCCAATGAGGTGATGGCGCCGGCCACACGCCGCACCACCTCATAGCTGCGATCGATGACGTCATAACGCACGATGATGTCCCACTCGGCGCGGCCATTCACATCGTCGAACCAACGACCTTCCGACCAGAGTTCCGCGCGGACGTGCAGGCGCGCGGGAAATCCACTGCGGACCATTTCGTCGAACGGCTTTTCGGCCAGCACCCCGCGCACGGCAATCACCGGCGGATAGTTCGTCGGGCTGATACGGATATCGATCTCCGGTTTCCCCTGCGCCCATGCGGCGGCACTGCTGCTCACCAGGAGCAGCAGTGCAACCACGAAGCGCAGGAGGGGGCGGATCGAGCGCACCAGAAATTCAGATCAGAAGCGACGTGACAAGCGCACGTACACGTTGGGTGACTGACCGCTCTCGGACACCGCCTGCGCGATGTACACGCCGAAACTGCCGAAGTCGAAACCACCGCCAATGTCGGTGCGCCAGCCGCTGATCGGCGGCAACTTGCTGCGGCCGAAGGTGAGGTCCGCGATGGTCGGGCTGCCGGCATCACTCACCAGCCAGCCGCGTCCCGAGTTCGCGAAGATCACCCACGTGCCATCGCCGCGCACACCGTTGAATCCCCAGCGACGATCACCGTAGTTGTCATCGCCGAACAGGTTGATGCGGAAGTCGCCCTTCCACTCGAGCTGCGCCAGCACCATGCGGTCACACTGCGCGGGCCGTCCAAGCGCGATGTAGGCGCTCTCGTCGCCCGTGGCACAGGTGCCCACATCATTGCTGCCGATCATGCGCCGGAAGTCGAAGCCCGGCAGTGCATCGATGCCACTGACGGCGAGCCGTCGTTGAATGGGCAGGGCATCGCCGTTCACCCAACCACCAGCCACGACACGCATGTTGAGCTGCGCCTGCGGTCCAAGGCGGTTGTAGCGCCGCAGGTCCACGAACGCGCGTGAGTACTCTGTTTCGACACTGCCCTGTGGTTCGGTGGGGATGCCGCGCAATCCCGCCGTCAACGGGCCGAATCGGTCGATGGTGCCGGAGCCGCGTTCCCACTCACCGCGCAGATACCATCCCGAGCGGGGATTCTCCGGGTTGGTACGTGTGTCGAGCACCGCAGACACGGTGAGCAGGTCCATCACGCCTTCATCGGCCGCCGGGTTCACCCGCCATGGTGTGTCGCCCGAGAAGATGGACCACACGTCGCGCATGCGCCGGCTGCTCCAGCGTTCGCGGCCATACGACGCGCGCAGTTCCGAACCACGCCCGGAGAACAGCGACACATATCCCTGCCCACCATGGCGTTGCCAGTAGTCACGATAGTCACGCGTGAAGAGGAACGCGTTGAGACCCACTTCGGCGTCGGTGAGCTGCCAACGCTCCATGGCTTCCACTTCATCGAACAGACGACCGCCAACGGCCACCCCGTGGCGATTGCCCTGACGCACTTCGAACAGCGCGCGGTGGCCGAGGTTTTCGCGATCCCAACGCAGGCCGTCGCCGGTCCGGAAGATCCCGAACAGCTCGGCTCTGATGCGCGTGTCCTCTGCCCGTGCCCGGAAGCGCGGCCCAATGATGATGGGCAGACCTTCCACGCGATTGTACGTGTGGGCGGTGGTCACGAACAACTGGCTTTCGGAACTGTTGGAGCGTTCATCACGCACCCACTGCGACCAGCGGCCGAAGAAATCGGTATCGGCCACCAGCGTGTCGGCACTTTCGTGGTATCGGTAGCGGGCGCTCCACACGCGGATCTCACCCGTGACGTTGGGGCGCTCCGGAGATTCGAAGGTGCCACCGAGCACGGTGAGCGACCCATCGATGCGTGAGCCGTCCACCAACAAGGCATCACCATTGAGAACCACCACGTGGCCTGTGACCACGCCGGCGAGGCGCGTATTGCCATCCAGCACCGCCAGGTCGCCACGGACCGTGTCGGTGGAGGCGAGGTTGAACTCCCCGCGCACGCGTCGGGTGGATGCGGCGTTGAAGATGCGAGTCACCTCGAGCGCCACATCGCGCGGAACGCCACCGATGCGGCGGTCGCTGGCGCGATTGTCACGACTGCCATCACGACCGCTGTCCCGTTGCGCCTCGATCCCGGACATGGGGATCAGCGCCGCCATCATCGCGGTGAACAGCAATGCGGCGCGCAGCAAGGGGGGGAGAACAGACCGCGAACGGGACATGGACATGAGTTGACCGGAGGGACGGGCGGGGGGATTCATCATGAACTCCATCTGAAGGTCGCTGCCCGAGAGAGCAAGACACGTACCATTGGCCTTTCCCCTCCCAGCAGAGTGTGGCATGCGTCCTTCAGAGAGACACGCCTGTGTCGGAGTGCAACGCACCGCGGAGCCCCGACAGTTGCACACCAGCAAATGGTTTGAAAATGACGAATCCCGGAAACGACGAACGACTACTCGGGGGCTGATGCCAACCCGAGCCGTCGCATCCGACGATACAAGTTGGGGCGGTCCGTTTGCAGTCGTCGCGCGGCTTCGGCCACATTCCCATCACTTTGCGCCAGTGCCGCCGAGATCAGCCGTCGTTCATAGGCATCGAGGGCATCACTGAGGGGCATGTGCGCTGCCGATGCTGGATCCGGCGTGTCCACCTCCGTTCCCGCCTCGGTACCCGAGGGCACGGCCGACGTGGCGCCGGGCAGCGCCGCTGTTTCGGGCAGCACCTGACGCACTTCGGTGCGGGTGACCTCGGAGCCGGCGTGCAGAATGGCCAACCGTTCCACGACGTTGGCCAGTTCGCGGATATTGCCGGGCCACCGGTAAGCGCTGAGCGCCCCGAGCGCACTTTCGTGCCACTGCACCAGCGGCCGACCGGTGCGGGTGCGATGACGTGCCGAGAAGTGACGCACCAGTGCCGGCAGGTCGCCCGGCCGGTCACGCAGCGGCGGCAAGTGAATGGGGATCACGTTCAGACGGAAGAACAGATCCTCTCGGAAGCTGCCGTCGGCCACGGCACGTGTCAGATCCTTGTTGGTGGCTGCCAGGATGCGCACATCCACCTTGATCGGCTTTCCACCACCCACACGTTCGATCTCACGCGCCTCGATCGCTCGCAGCAGCTTGGCCTGGGCTTCGGCCCCGAGATCACCGACCTCGTCGAGAAACAGGGTGCCCGTATGGGCCAGCTCGAACCGACCAATGCGGCGCTCAGTGGCCCCGGTGAACGCGCCCCGCTCGTGCCCGAACATCTCGCTCTCCACGAGATCGCGCGGAATAGCCGCACAATTGACGCGCACAAACGGCCGATCCCGACGGGCGCTCGAGACATGCAAGGCTGCCGCCGCGAGTTCCTTGCCGGTGCCGGACTCGCCGGTGATCAGCACGCGGGCATCGGTGGGGCCAACACGCGCGAGCAGCGCCCGCACGTCGCGCATCGCGGGCGAGTCGCCGATCATCTCGCCGGAGATGCCCAGATCTTCGCGCAGGGCGGCTGCGGCCCGTCGCGCCTGACGCAACTCGAACGCCGAAGCCAGTGCGAGCAGCACGCCCTCAGGCGTGAGCGGCTTTTCGAGGAATGTGAATGCCCCCAGTCGGGTGGCACGCACCGCGTCGGTGAGCGCCGCCCGCCCGCTCATCATGACCACCGGCATGTCCGGGCGTCGCTCGCGCAGCTTTTCCAGCAAGCCCAGCCCGTCCAGATCGCCCGGCATCATCAGGTCGATCAGCGCCACGTCCGGCTCCGAGGTCTCGGCAAGCGCGAGACCCGTGGAGCCGTCGGAGGCATCACGCACGTCGTAGCCTTCGGAGCTCAGCAACGCTCCGACCATACGCCGGATATTGGGTTCGTCGTCGACGATCAGGACGCTGGGCACGGCCGTGAACTAGCGCGACGCCGTGTGTGACGACACGGGCACCGGCTCACCGCGCTCCGTCAGCACCCGCGTGGTGAAACGCTGAGCCTCGGAGACTTTTTCCATCTCCACCGCCACCGTGTCGAGATTGCGTTCCATGTTCTCGAAGCGTGATTCGAACTGCTGTCGCAGTGCCGACTCCTGCGCGGCTGCACTGCCGCGACGATCGATGTACCGCGCGATGGCCCGCGCAATCGGCCAACCGATGCAGAGAAATCCCACGGCGGCGGCGAACGCCCACGAGATCTTCACCAAGCCATCGGGTACGACATCGCGAATGGGCACCGTCGTGCTGGTCTGGCCCTGCTGCACATGGATGCCGAGACCATCGACGCGCACCGTGATATCGGGGTCCGGGCCATTGGTGGGAAAGACAATGGTGCCGGGCTGCCGCTGCGCCTGGGCCTCTGCCCGTGCGGCATCCTGGGCCGCCGTGCGTGCGGCCTGCGTCGCATCGCGCGCGCCTTCCATGGCAGCACGCACGGCCTCGTTGATCTCCTTTTCGAGCTGCGCGCCATCGAGTGACCGCGCTGGCTGACCGGCCTGCTGCATCATCGTACCCGCTCCATGTCCTGGGCTGACCGCTCGGCCAGCAACTTGGCGGTGAATCGCTGTCCTTCACTGATGCGTTCGACTTCCACGGCTACGAGCTCCACCGCCTGTTCGATCGCCGCGAGGCGCTGGGCGACATCATTGGGCGTGCGCGACTGATCACCGCGGCGATCAAGCCAGCGGGCAAAAGAGCGCACCAGCGGACTGCCCAGCGTTATCGCCACGACCATGGAACAGCCGATGGCGATGACGGCAATGGCGCCATTGGGGACATCCTTGCGGGCCCGTGCTGGTGCGAACTCCGGTCGGCGGGAGGCTTCGGTGATGGCGCGGGCTGCGGCTCCACCGACTTCCTCACCATTGATGCTGATGCCCTGATCGTTGATGACGATGCGGTTCACGTTGCCTTTGCCATCGGGCACGGTGATCACCCGCTCGCCGCCTGCGCCCGGTTGCTCCGAGATCTGCGGTGCGGCGGCGTCACCGCGCTGCTGCCCTGAACCCTGTGTCATGTGCCCACTCCTATGTTCGACATCGGCGAGCGTGGTCCGCCGGATGTGTCTGTCCCAATCGGGAGTCGTACGAGCATCACCGTGCCGTGGCCGACGATACTCGATGCCACCACCGTGCCGCGGTGGGCTTCGATCGTTTGCCGCGCGATCGCCAGGCCCAGACCTGTGCCACCCGGCTTGGTGGTGACGTACGGTTCGAAGATGCGTTGCAGCACTTCCGGCGTCATGCCGGTGCCCGAATCGCCAATGCGGATCGCGACCATGGACGGCTCTCGGTACACCGCGACCTGAATGGTACCGGCGCCGGGTGTGGCATCGACCGCGTTGATGAGAATGTTGGTCACCGCCCGCACGAGCGACTCGTGGAAACCGACCACCAGCGGCAACTCCTCGCCACAGGACAGGTCGAGCGTGAGTCGCTCAGGCACCACGGCCCGTGCCACCCGGGTGACCAGCTCCGATACATCGATTTCAGCCGGTGGGCCATCGGGCAACCGACCGAACTGGGCAAAGCTGCGCGCCATGGTCTCGAGGCGTGCCGCTTCTTCGGCCAGGACATCCACGGTGTCACGCAGTTCTTCGGGAGCCTGGCGTCGCAGCCGATCCACGGCGAACCGAATGGGGGTCAGCGGGTTCTTGAGTTCGTGCGCAAAGCGGCGGGCGGACTCACGGAATGCCTCGGCGCGCTCCGCTTCCAGCGCGCGGCGTCTCCCGGTTTCCAGTTCCATGGCCATGGTGCGCATCCCCGATCTGAGTACTTCGAACTCCGGAGCGCCGCGGCGATCCGTCTGTTCCGGAATAGGCCGCCCCATGCGGACCAGCCCTGTCCAGCCGACCAGCTCATCCAGCGGACGGCTGAGCTGTCGGCTGAGATGTCCTGCCACCCGCGAGGCCCCGATGGCCACCAGCACCACCACAAACAATCCGCCCACCAGCACCAGGCGCATCGAACGCCCCGCCACAAAATCGAACCGTCGGGCCAACTGCGCCGACTCACGCAACTCGGCCTCATGCCGCTCGAGCGCCTGCCGTTGCGCCGGCGACAGCGGAGCCCGGTCGACGGCCCGGAGGGCCTCCTCGCCACTGTGCGCAATGCGTTCCCACGCTGATCGCGCCGAGAGCAGCGAGAGTGTCCGGGCGGCGAGCCCGGTCCACGCCAGCGTGACGACGACCGTGGGGATCAGCGCGAACAGCAACAACATCGCAAACAGGCGCGTACGAAAAGGAGCACGCGTACCGTCTCGGGGCGCCGCGTGACCTGGCCCCCGCACCCCCTCACGCGAGGCGAGGGGATCGAGGGCGGATTCCGCAGCAGATCCCGGACGGGATGCCGTACGCGAGGGCTCGGCGTCCGGTTTCGTGGCGGTCTGCTTCCGCATCTCGTTCATAGTCAGTAATTTACGTGGCTGTACCCGATCCCGGAGTGAGATGGCAACCTCGTGGTCCCTCGCCCCTCTCGTCGAACAGCGCGCCCAGGACACTCCTGAGCGTGTGTTGGCAACGAATGGAGCACGGACATGGACGTACCGACAGGTGGACGCTGACGCGTCCGCCCTGGCCGTGTCGTTCACGGAGTTGGGGTTGGGAGCCGGTGATCGCATCGCCGTGCATCTGCCCAACGGCATCGAGTGGATCGTGGCCACACTGGCCGCGGCCAAGCTCGGCGCGGTGGTGGTGCCGGTCAGCCCGCAGCTCAGCATTCACGACCTGCGCTATCAGCTCCGGCATGCCGAAGCGAGTGCCGTGGTCACCATCGAACGATGGAACGGCGTCGACTACCTGCAGCGCTTCGAGGAGCTGCTCGGCGACCTGCCCGACCTGCAGTACGTGGTCACGGTCGGGGAAGAGGATTTGTGGTACGACGATCGGATCTTTCAGTTCGAAGACCTGATCTCCCGTGGGGCCGGCCGACCGGTGCCGCCGCGTGCGTCCGATGAAGACACGCGGGATCTCGCGTTGATGTACACGTCGGGCACGATGGGCAAGCCCAAGGCGATGCAGCTTTCGCATCGCGCCATCGTGGAGAACGCCGTCCGTACGGCGGCCGTGCTGGTGGTCCAGCCGGACGACCGGGTGCTCACGCTGGTGTCGTTCAGTGCCATCTTCGGGTTCAGTGCGATGGTTGGCACGATGGTGAGCGGTGCGACGATCGTCTTGCAACCGTCGTTCGATGCACCGGAAGCCCTGACGCTCATGGCGACCACGCAGACCACGGTGCTGCTGGGTGTTCCGGCGCAGTACCACCTGCTCATGCGCGAAAGTGCGTTCGATCCAGCGCGGTTGCGCGCCATCCGCACCGGTCTGATGGCCGGCAGCGCAGTGGCGGAAGCGCTGGTGCGCAAAGTGCGTCGCTGGTGCGATGTGCTGGTGGCGTGGGGCCTCACGGAAACGGGTGGCGCGGTCACCGTGACCCGGCTCGATGACAGTGAGGAACGGCGGCTGCATACCGTTGGCGTCCCGATGCCTGGCATCGAGGTGATGGCGATGGACTTGTTGTCCGGACAGTTGCACGGACCCGAAGCGGTGGGCGAGCTCGCGGTGCGCGGCTCGAATATCATGGGCGGCTATCTCCGGATGCCGACCGAAACCGCCAAGGTGCTCACGCCCGACGGGTTCTTCCTCACCGGAGATCTCGGCATCATCGACGAAGACGGATGCGTGCGCATCCTGGGCCGTCGGCAGGAAACCATCTCGCGGGGCGGGTTGCAGCTCTACCCGCGCGAGATCGAGGATCGCCTTCGGGCGCATCCGGCAGTGGACGATGTCTGCGTGATCGGCGTGCCCCATGACGTCATGGGAGAGCTGGTCTGCGCGTGCATCGTTGCGGTGGAAGGGGCAGTCATCACGGGCGACGAGATCAAGCGTTTTGCCCGCGATACGATGGCTGCCGACAAAGTTCCCGATCTCGTCCGCTTCTTCGACGCGTTCCCGATGACCGGGAGCGGCAAGGTGCGTCGGCGAGAGCTCTCGCGCGCGATCGCGCTGAGTGCGAATGCCCTGAGCGCCACGGCGCTGTAGGCGATGCGCTCGATCACACCGTTTCAAATCCAGGCTGGTTCATGAGTCGCCATCTTCCCCGGTCGGGCGCGCCGTCGCCGTCCCGTTCCGTTGCGCCGTTCCATCGGGGGCCGCAGGCCGTCGCCCCCATGACGTCGCCCAATGCCGCCCCGCCGGCGCACGCGCCCAATGCCGCGTTGCTCATCGACTTCGACAACGTCACGATGGGCATCCGCTCCGATCTGCAGGAGGAGCTCAAGAATCTCCTCTCGTCGGATATCGTGAAGGGCAAGGTGGCGGTGCGCCGCGCCTACGCCGACTGGCGCCGCTACCCGCAGTACATCGTGCCGCTCACCGAGGCGTCGATCGACCTCATCTTCGCGCCGGCCTACGGCTCGTCGAAGAAGAACGCGACCGACATCCGCCTCGCGATCGATGCGCTCGAACTGGTGTTCACGCGCCCGGAGATCGGCACGTTCGTGTTGCTCTCCGGTGACTCCGACTTCTC contains these protein-coding regions:
- a CDS encoding penicillin-binding protein 1A → MSLSSMLTRRPWIGWVLVIGLFGGAIGVGVLAGAWAVICRSGRCPSIAALEQYVPRQTSKVYAADGRFITELGLERRTLVRLQDIPKHVRDAVVMTEDRRFYQHAGIDYFRIFGAALRNIRAGGYAQGFSTITMQLARNVFSDRISREKTLLRKVKEARVARAIEMRYSKDKILELYLNQVYLGNGAYGVETASQRYFGKSVRDVTVAEAAVLAGLLKGPERYNPRRFADRAIQRRNTVLELMRRGGAINDADASLAKAYPLQLAERSESGDIAPYFVEWVRQELEAHFGKRLYDEGLKVYTSLDVDMQTASERALENQLQAIEAGRHGAYKHLTYEAYLARSADGGERGAANAPYLQGAFVAIDPRSGAVRAMVGGRDFGDSKFNRAVQALRQPGSTFKPVVYATAIHEGFGPSQVVDDSPISLDQVSGETWTPQNYDLKFQGNVPLRRALYMSRNVPAIRTGMAVGTDAVISMARRFGISTPIPPYPSIFIGSADVYPVQMIGAYSVFANLGLHTTPHAILKVENAEGKVIWKPTPNREAVLSPEEAWLMVSMMKDVVVRGTAARIWSNGFRVPAGGKTGTTNDGADVWFIGYTADLVAGVWMGFDRPQKIKSNAQGGELAAPAWAAFMTEVYRRKPQPPDWPRPDGVVTREVDAATGRLANSSCLGAVVTEFFVQGYEPTQSCSDASGPTPMSADSARIRSMRDTTNPFRIPPQ
- a CDS encoding amidohydrolase family protein, with product MLPISAAPIRNGGVLVEQGIIRWVGAVREMPPQITDAVPVEALGAAVLMPGLVNAHTHLELTTLRGFLEGFDFRDWLRTLTEVRRDLLTMDDLVDASRVGIAEALRHGITTMADTTDSAAPLQAMHELGVRGIGYVEVFGPDPAQCATSIARLQERVLTLRAQDTSLVQVGVSPHAPYTVSAALFAATATLAREQALPMAVHIAESAAETAFVRDGAGAFAERLQARGIAVAPQARSPIALLDACGVLACRPLLIHAIRVDDEDLARVADRGARIVHCPISNAKLGHGIAPLDRMLAHGVAVGLGSDSVASNDRMHLLDEARQATLWHAVRSGVPDSLDAHTALRLATQGGADALGLGDVIGTLDTGKAADLVAFPLDVALVGPVFDPAVTLVHVLAGRAEASFVSVAGAVLVRNGSVTVGAASLIDGSMTRLVAAASRLEQWRHRGPA
- a CDS encoding HNH endonuclease, with the protein product MIAGCLALNASYEPLTMVPLRRALRLVIDGKAEIVEAERGVPVRSEKRAFPRPAVIRLTRFVHVPRRFRRQVTNTFLFARDDYQCQYCGRRSNELKTRESLTRDHLIPMSRGGTNEWSNVVTACSSCNTRKANRLPAEIGMVPLHVPTEPHFVHLSWAVRRLTPIQAQYIRTFYGEDTLRELQKIEHGTPVRAAH
- a CDS encoding sigma-54-dependent transcriptional regulator codes for the protein MPSVLIVDDEPNIRRMVGALLSSEGYDVRDASDGSTGLALAETSEPDVALIDLMMPGDLDGLGLLEKLRERRPDMPVVMMSGRAALTDAVRATRLGAFTFLEKPLTPEGVLLALASAFELRQARRAAAALREDLGISGEMIGDSPAMRDVRALLARVGPTDARVLITGESGTGKELAAAALHVSSARRDRPFVRVNCAAIPRDLVESEMFGHERGAFTGATERRIGRFELAHTGTLFLDEVGDLGAEAQAKLLRAIEAREIERVGGGKPIKVDVRILAATNKDLTRAVADGSFREDLFFRLNVIPIHLPPLRDRPGDLPALVRHFSARHRTRTGRPLVQWHESALGALSAYRWPGNIRELANVVERLAILHAGSEVTRTEVRQVLPETAALPGATSAVPSGTEAGTEVDTPDPASAAHMPLSDALDAYERRLISAALAQSDGNVAEAARRLQTDRPNLYRRMRRLGLASAPE
- a CDS encoding ATP-binding protein gives rise to the protein MNEMRKQTATKPDAEPSRTASRPGSAAESALDPLASREGVRGPGHAAPRDGTRAPFRTRLFAMLLLFALIPTVVVTLAWTGLAARTLSLLSARSAWERIAHSGEEALRAVDRAPLSPAQRQALERHEAELRESAQLARRFDFVAGRSMRLVLVGGLFVVVLVAIGASRVAGHLSRQLSRPLDELVGWTGLVRMGRPIPEQTDRRGAPEFEVLRSGMRTMAMELETGRRRALEAERAEAFRESARRFAHELKNPLTPIRFAVDRLRRQAPEELRDTVDVLAEEAARLETMARSFAQFGRLPDGPPAEIDVSELVTRVARAVVPERLTLDLSCGEELPLVVGFHESLVRAVTNILINAVDATPGAGTIQVAVYREPSMVAIRIGDSGTGMTPEVLQRIFEPYVTTKPGGTGLGLAIARQTIEAHRGTVVASSIVGHGTVMLVRLPIGTDTSGGPRSPMSNIGVGT